The proteins below are encoded in one region of Roseofilum capinflatum BLCC-M114:
- a CDS encoding YccF domain-containing protein yields MTLLGNLIWLIFGGLISGLGYIIGGIVMCMTIIGIPFGIQTMKIGFATFTPFGKEVEVSPTSSGVIPMILNIIWVIFFGWEIALSHLLHGAILFITIIGIPFAQQHFKLIPLALFPFGRELR; encoded by the coding sequence ATGACACTGTTGGGTAACCTGATCTGGTTGATTTTTGGTGGCTTAATCTCTGGATTGGGCTATATTATCGGTGGCATCGTCATGTGTATGACCATTATCGGTATTCCCTTTGGCATACAAACCATGAAAATTGGTTTTGCCACCTTTACCCCCTTTGGTAAAGAAGTTGAGGTTAGCCCCACTTCCTCTGGCGTGATTCCCATGATCTTGAATATCATTTGGGTGATCTTCTTCGGTTGGGAAATTGCCCTTTCTCACCTCCTCCACGGGGCAATCTTGTTTATTACCATTATCGGTATCCCCTTTGCCCAACAGCACTTTAAGTTAATTCCTTTGGCTCTGTTTCCCTTCGGACGGGAACTTCGTTAA
- the yidD gene encoding membrane protein insertion efficiency factor YidD, translated as MRLKLKLWETQLLKVLLIRAIQAYRRGISPLFPPSCRFYPSCSQYALTAVERFGVMQGLQLAGARVLRCNPFHPGGYDPVPELENVSDKIIGPMRLKPYQQIPIEDHQEPLVPIPLDSFAVVVPHPYEKLGAPYGDKSPYWLRKTVCDRLLMAQKQLQTHHPGWKIQIFDAYRPIAVQEFMVEYSFIELAETQGLNPETLTEEQRQTLLEEVYHFWAAPSPDPATPPPHSTGAAVDVTLVDRAGTALDMGSPIDEISPRSFPDHYAQGKTAQEQSYHKHRQLLDRIMEFAGFKRHPREWWHFSYGDQLWVWLKVQEGSWHQPEAIAHYGKAP; from the coding sequence ATGAGACTCAAACTGAAACTCTGGGAAACTCAACTGCTCAAAGTCCTACTCATTCGGGCTATCCAAGCCTATCGGCGCGGAATTTCGCCCCTGTTTCCCCCCAGTTGCCGATTTTATCCGTCCTGTTCCCAGTATGCGTTGACGGCGGTGGAACGGTTTGGGGTGATGCAGGGTTTACAATTGGCAGGAGCGCGGGTTTTAAGGTGTAATCCGTTTCATCCCGGAGGTTACGATCCAGTTCCAGAATTAGAAAACGTGAGCGATAAGATCATTGGGCCTATGAGATTAAAACCTTATCAACAGATTCCAATTGAAGATCATCAGGAGCCTCTGGTTCCCATTCCTTTGGACTCTTTTGCGGTGGTTGTGCCCCATCCTTATGAGAAGTTGGGCGCTCCCTATGGGGATAAGTCGCCCTATTGGTTACGGAAGACGGTTTGCGATCGCCTGTTGATGGCTCAAAAGCAACTGCAAACCCATCATCCGGGCTGGAAAATCCAGATTTTTGATGCCTATCGACCGATCGCCGTTCAGGAGTTTATGGTCGAATATAGCTTCATCGAGTTAGCCGAAACTCAAGGTCTCAATCCGGAAACCCTGACGGAGGAGCAACGGCAAACTCTTCTAGAAGAAGTGTATCATTTTTGGGCAGCTCCTTCCCCCGATCCGGCAACTCCTCCCCCCCATAGTACGGGAGCAGCCGTAGATGTGACTTTAGTGGATCGGGCAGGAACGGCACTAGATATGGGATCGCCCATCGATGAAATTTCTCCCCGTTCCTTCCCCGATCATTATGCCCAAGGGAAAACTGCCCAGGAGCAGAGTTATCATAAACACCGTCAACTTCTAGATCGGATTATGGAGTTTGCCGGGTTTAAGCGTCATCCCCGTGAATGGTGGCATTTTTCCTATGGGGATCAACTCTGGGTGTGGCTTAAGGTACAGGAAGGCAGTTGGCATCAACCGGAGGCGATCGCCCATTATGGCAAAGCACCCTAA
- a CDS encoding cofactor assembly of complex C subunit B: MPIIVGVMGGTLLMVNRLFTPELTPSQGRSDVLGVMISALLILTGLLWQQIQPVPPERVQLIGEEGFELSDELPDVVKTELAWASQLLLTNTVTRSLIIYDRGHVILRRGILGPKSEVTPGPIVQRVLDRGKPVYLVNLNIYPGKIEFDYLPENTQGVICQPLGEHGVMILGANAPRSYTQQDEAWIAGIADKIGISLEQVEW; encoded by the coding sequence ATGCCGATTATTGTCGGCGTAATGGGGGGAACTCTATTGATGGTGAATCGGCTATTTACCCCAGAGTTAACCCCTTCCCAAGGCCGTTCTGATGTTTTAGGGGTGATGATTAGCGCCCTGTTAATTTTAACTGGGTTACTCTGGCAACAGATTCAACCTGTCCCCCCTGAGCGTGTTCAATTAATTGGAGAAGAAGGCTTTGAATTGTCTGATGAGCTACCCGATGTGGTCAAAACTGAGTTAGCTTGGGCTTCTCAATTATTGCTTACCAATACAGTGACGCGATCGCTGATTATTTATGATCGAGGTCATGTGATTTTGCGCCGAGGCATTTTAGGCCCAAAGTCCGAGGTTACCCCCGGCCCCATTGTGCAACGGGTTCTCGATCGAGGTAAACCGGTTTATTTAGTTAATCTCAATATTTATCCGGGCAAAATTGAATTTGATTATTTACCTGAGAACACTCAAGGGGTGATTTGTCAACCCTTGGGAGAACATGGGGTGATGATTTTAGGGGCAAATGCACCACGCAGTTATACCCAGCAAGATGAAGCTTGGATTGCCGGAATTGCGGATAAAATTGGCATTTCCTTAGAACAGGTGGAGTGGTAG
- a CDS encoding TolC family protein: MPTLWKFIGVSVSAAFAVINPSVNAVVFASDLLLETSQPEPSFEPQTSLENPKPVSSQPPLEVEETSTESNPTDSNLVDWVGGEATPLTLSEPGQALELGPLKPSIRGENGTHPWRDRQTVENSQPEETLNTLATQHSQQLSAEDSAWVSRLQGALTSDPTQNPLPETLVSPYVAQSPSDELAPLYLDPSPNPLLFPTDPSEVAIEGTQPLTLKQAIDLARRNNIELQRSKLQLERSQAQLRQALAAKLPTLNFQSDLQRSQSASSEISARNADTSLGDPDSPRNALTGTVELRYDLITSGLRSANITAAEKQVQINALQVEVIEEQIRLDVAEQYYRLQAAAEQLRIRQQALRQAERSLRDAQALEVAGVGTRFAVLQAQVQVANEQQRLTEAIADLRTARRTLAQILNLPQTLDVSAADPVEIVGRWQLSLDDSVILAYKNRAELEQRLIERELNEAQRDARLAGLKPQVSLFANYNALKLWFDDPLLSQGAGDGYTLGAQLNWTLYDGGRIRAQADVEETEIELAQQQFADNRNRIRLEVEDAYFQLVSTFDNIQTSIVGLAQAEEALRLARLRFQAGVGTQTDVINSETDLTQAQFNQVQAILGYNVAVARLQRAISNLPAAPTR; this comes from the coding sequence ATGCCAACTTTGTGGAAATTTATTGGTGTGAGTGTGAGCGCTGCGTTCGCCGTGATAAATCCTAGCGTCAATGCTGTGGTTTTTGCGAGCGATCTGCTCTTAGAAACGAGCCAACCTGAACCATCATTTGAACCCCAGACCTCTCTGGAGAACCCAAAACCGGTCTCATCGCAACCTCCCCTAGAGGTAGAGGAAACATCTACAGAGTCCAATCCAACAGATTCTAATCTAGTAGATTGGGTAGGAGGAGAGGCTACCCCCTTAACCCTATCAGAACCTGGACAAGCTTTGGAGTTGGGCCCTTTAAAACCTTCAATCAGGGGGGAGAATGGAACCCATCCCTGGCGCGATCGCCAGACGGTGGAGAATTCTCAACCGGAGGAAACCCTAAACACCCTAGCAACTCAACATTCTCAACAGCTCTCAGCAGAAGATAGTGCTTGGGTGAGTCGTCTACAAGGGGCCTTAACGTCCGATCCGACTCAAAATCCACTCCCAGAAACCTTGGTGTCTCCCTATGTTGCCCAAAGTCCTTCGGATGAACTCGCTCCCCTATATCTCGATCCGAGTCCAAACCCTCTGTTATTTCCCACCGATCCCTCAGAAGTGGCGATTGAAGGGACTCAACCCTTAACCCTGAAACAGGCGATCGATTTAGCCCGGCGCAATAATATTGAGTTGCAACGCTCTAAACTCCAGTTAGAGCGATCGCAAGCCCAACTCAGGCAAGCCTTAGCCGCTAAGTTACCCACCCTGAACTTCCAATCGGATCTACAACGCTCCCAAAGTGCCAGTAGCGAAATTAGCGCCCGCAATGCGGATACCTCCTTGGGCGATCCCGATTCTCCCAGAAATGCTTTAACGGGGACGGTTGAACTGCGCTATGACCTGATCACATCCGGCTTACGCTCGGCCAACATTACAGCCGCAGAAAAGCAGGTTCAGATTAATGCCCTTCAGGTGGAAGTGATTGAGGAACAGATTCGCCTTGATGTAGCCGAGCAGTATTATCGGTTGCAAGCGGCAGCAGAACAATTACGTATTCGTCAACAAGCTCTGAGACAAGCCGAGCGCAGTTTACGGGATGCCCAGGCTTTAGAAGTAGCGGGTGTGGGAACTCGGTTCGCTGTGTTGCAAGCGCAAGTACAGGTAGCGAATGAACAGCAACGACTGACCGAGGCGATCGCCGATTTGAGAACCGCTCGCCGCACCCTCGCCCAAATCTTGAATCTGCCCCAAACCCTCGATGTATCCGCCGCCGACCCAGTAGAAATCGTCGGTCGTTGGCAACTGTCCCTCGACGACAGCGTTATTCTCGCCTACAAAAATCGGGCTGAACTCGAACAACGTTTAATCGAACGAGAACTCAATGAAGCCCAGCGTGATGCCCGGTTAGCCGGATTAAAGCCCCAAGTGAGCTTATTTGCCAATTACAACGCCCTCAAATTATGGTTCGATGACCCCTTGCTTTCCCAAGGCGCTGGGGATGGCTATACCCTAGGAGCGCAACTCAACTGGACGCTCTACGATGGGGGACGCATACGGGCCCAAGCTGATGTGGAAGAAACGGAAATTGAACTGGCTCAACAACAATTTGCGGATAACCGTAACCGCATTCGCTTAGAAGTTGAAGATGCCTATTTTCAACTCGTCTCTACGTTTGACAATATTCAAACCTCTATTGTGGGTCTAGCTCAAGCGGAAGAAGCTCTGCGACTAGCTCGACTGCGTTTTCAAGCCGGGGTTGGCACTCAGACGGATGTGATTAATTCGGAAACTGACCTCACCCAAGCCCAATTTAACCAAGTGCAAGCGATTTTAGGCTATAACGTGGCCGTTGCTCGTCTGCAACGAGCGATTAGTAATTTACCGGCTGCTCCCACACGATAG
- a CDS encoding DegT/DnrJ/EryC1/StrS family aminotransferase — translation MNNIPPVDLTQQYQAIASEVETAVLKLLASGRYIGGPVVESFEEQLAQAVGVNHCVACNSGTDALYLALRAVEVGPGDEVITTPFTFIATAETIAMAGATPVFVDVEEESFNLDLSQVEAAITEKTKAIIPVHLFGRPVDMTRLMAIAQSHNLKVIEDCAQAAGATWAGSPVGSWGDVGCFSFYPTKNLAACGDGGALTTGDGAIGDRVRLLRDHGRRRGYLYEATGVNSRLDALQAAILSIKLKYLAQWNQQRREVAARYDQLLASVPGIVLPQDIEGGESVWNQYTIRIKGQQGPDQEYRDRVQLGLREQGVIASVYYPLPLHLQPVYEDLGYQPQQLAIAEQLSQEVLSLPMFPELTPQQQAQVVDCLKNSLSRATHG, via the coding sequence GTGAACAACATTCCCCCTGTTGATTTAACCCAGCAATACCAAGCGATCGCCTCGGAGGTGGAAACTGCGGTACTGAAACTTTTGGCTTCGGGTCGCTACATTGGCGGCCCGGTGGTGGAGTCTTTTGAAGAACAGTTGGCTCAAGCGGTGGGTGTCAATCACTGTGTGGCCTGTAATTCGGGGACGGATGCTTTATATTTGGCTCTGCGAGCGGTGGAAGTGGGCCCAGGGGATGAGGTGATTACCACCCCATTTACGTTTATTGCCACAGCCGAGACAATCGCCATGGCAGGAGCAACTCCGGTGTTTGTGGATGTGGAGGAGGAATCGTTTAATCTGGATCTGTCCCAGGTAGAAGCAGCTATTACTGAGAAGACGAAGGCGATTATTCCGGTACATTTGTTTGGCCGACCGGTGGATATGACCCGGTTAATGGCGATCGCTCAATCCCATAATTTAAAAGTGATTGAAGATTGTGCCCAAGCTGCGGGGGCGACTTGGGCCGGTTCTCCCGTGGGCAGTTGGGGAGATGTGGGCTGTTTTAGTTTTTACCCAACGAAAAATCTAGCCGCCTGTGGGGATGGGGGGGCACTCACCACGGGGGATGGGGCGATCGGCGATCGAGTTCGTCTGTTGCGCGATCATGGGCGACGCAGGGGTTATCTGTATGAAGCGACGGGGGTTAATTCCCGTTTAGACGCTCTACAAGCAGCTATCTTAAGCATTAAGCTCAAGTATTTAGCCCAATGGAATCAGCAACGGCGAGAAGTTGCCGCTCGCTATGATCAGCTTTTGGCTTCGGTTCCTGGTATTGTGCTACCCCAAGACATTGAGGGAGGAGAGTCAGTTTGGAATCAATACACTATTCGCATTAAGGGGCAACAGGGGCCAGATCAAGAGTATCGAGATCGAGTTCAATTGGGTCTCCGGGAGCAAGGGGTGATTGCGTCGGTCTATTATCCTCTCCCTTTACATCTGCAACCGGTTTATGAAGATTTAGGCTATCAGCCCCAGCAGTTGGCGATCGCCGAGCAACTGAGCCAAGAAGTTCTCTCTTTGCCCATGTTCCCTGAGTTGACCCCCCAGCAACAAGCACAAGTCGTGGATTGCCTCAAAAATAGCTTGTCTCGCGCGACCCACGGGTAA